In a genomic window of Arachnia rubra:
- a CDS encoding aldo/keto reductase — protein sequence MQTITLNTGAKMPVIGLGVFQMDDATIRDVVPAAVDAGYRLIDTASRYYNEKALGQTLAELDVPREELFITTKLWFKDYGQGKTKDALKVSLENLGLEYLDLYLMHQPFSDYYAAWRDMGEAMSEGLVRAIGVSNFYPDRYLDFVTHAGIIPAVNQRETHPYNQQIEMQELMAEYGTVLQAWGPLGQGNTAIREDPILVGIAEAHGVSVAQVIIRWLIQRGATLVAKSTHEERLRANLDVFGFALSEEEMNAIAGVDKKTPNAGFTHQDPRMLQALLRLE from the coding sequence ATGCAGACCATCACACTCAACACCGGCGCGAAGATGCCGGTGATCGGGCTGGGCGTCTTCCAGATGGACGACGCCACGATCCGCGACGTCGTGCCCGCCGCTGTCGACGCGGGCTACCGCCTAATCGACACCGCCTCGCGCTACTACAACGAGAAAGCCCTCGGCCAGACTCTCGCCGAGCTGGACGTCCCCCGCGAGGAGCTCTTCATCACCACCAAGCTGTGGTTCAAAGACTACGGCCAGGGAAAGACGAAGGACGCCCTCAAGGTGTCGCTGGAGAACCTGGGCCTGGAATATCTGGACCTCTACTTGATGCACCAGCCGTTCAGCGACTACTACGCGGCCTGGCGGGACATGGGGGAGGCCATGTCAGAGGGTCTGGTGAGGGCCATCGGCGTCTCGAACTTCTACCCGGACCGCTACCTGGACTTCGTGACCCACGCGGGAATCATCCCGGCCGTCAATCAGCGGGAGACCCACCCCTACAACCAGCAGATCGAGATGCAGGAGCTGATGGCCGAGTACGGCACGGTGCTGCAGGCCTGGGGTCCACTCGGACAGGGCAACACGGCGATCCGGGAGGATCCCATCCTGGTAGGGATCGCCGAGGCGCATGGTGTAAGCGTCGCCCAGGTGATCATCCGCTGGCTCATTCAGCGCGGCGCAACCCTGGTCGCCAAATCCACCCACGAGGAGCGGCTGCGCGCCAACCTCGACGTCTTCGGTTTCGCCCTGTCCGAGGAGGAGATGAACGCCATCGCCGGTGTGGACAAGAAAACCCCAAACGCGGGCTTCACCCACCAAGACCCCCGGATGCTGCAGGCACTGCTGCGCCTGGAGTGA
- a CDS encoding SDR family NAD(P)-dependent oxidoreductase produces MRIALITGAGRREGLGHEIARQLGEREYHVILTARQLGQVEPLAQELRNSGLGASALSLDVSDEASVTAAAQDVAAEFGHLDVLVNNAVMMVSSGTIMEKDLAELSQEFETNVVGVWRVTKHFVPLLASGGHGRVVNVSSGAGSFWDPDYGLVNYPGFALAGSGDAPITAYGLTKLALNGLTIKMSKDLRGDHILVNSVCPGVTDSRGVGFGRSAAESAKGIVWAATLPDDGPTGLFFRDGKQLPW; encoded by the coding sequence ATGCGTATAGCACTGATCACCGGTGCAGGACGACGGGAAGGGCTGGGCCACGAAATCGCCAGGCAGCTTGGGGAGCGGGAATATCACGTGATACTGACCGCCCGTCAGCTGGGACAGGTCGAGCCTCTTGCCCAGGAATTGAGGAATTCCGGTCTGGGCGCCTCCGCGCTGAGCCTGGATGTGAGCGACGAGGCGAGCGTTACAGCGGCCGCACAGGATGTAGCCGCTGAATTCGGTCACCTGGATGTTCTCGTCAACAATGCCGTCATGATGGTGTCCTCAGGAACAATCATGGAAAAGGACCTGGCCGAGCTCAGCCAGGAGTTCGAGACCAACGTGGTTGGTGTCTGGCGCGTCACGAAACACTTCGTCCCGCTGCTCGCCTCGGGTGGGCACGGCCGGGTGGTGAACGTCTCCAGTGGGGCGGGTTCCTTCTGGGATCCGGACTATGGGCTGGTCAATTACCCGGGGTTTGCTCTCGCTGGTTCTGGCGATGCACCGATCACCGCTTATGGGCTGACCAAACTTGCGCTCAATGGTTTGACCATCAAGATGTCGAAAGACCTCAGAGGCGACCACATCCTGGTCAACTCGGTCTGCCCAGGAGTCACCGACAGCCGGGGAGTCGGCTTCGGACGTTCCGCAGCGGAGAGCGCCAAGGGAATCGTCTGGGCGGCGACACTGCCCGACGATGGGCCAACTGGATTGTTCTTCCGCGACGGCAAACAGCTGCCCTGGTAA
- a CDS encoding DUF6507 family protein has translation MTSYEVQPDVCMAIFAQAEEAADRADEQHVSMSSEVDELRGLCSRGESAPIASGLSGVYNRLLTRGMTGATQQIRNAASGGRQAVGCIQRGDHEIADTNERAAREVDEVKISDGKPL, from the coding sequence ATGACTAGTTATGAAGTTCAGCCTGACGTCTGCATGGCTATATTTGCACAGGCCGAGGAGGCTGCAGACAGGGCGGATGAACAGCATGTGAGTATGTCATCAGAGGTGGATGAGTTGCGTGGGCTTTGCTCTCGCGGAGAAAGTGCTCCTATAGCCTCGGGTCTGTCTGGAGTTTATAATCGCCTGCTTACAAGGGGGATGACGGGGGCAACCCAGCAGATCAGGAATGCTGCTTCAGGTGGTCGACAAGCAGTTGGTTGTATTCAGCGTGGCGATCATGAGATTGCGGATACAAATGAACGTGCTGCCCGTGAGGTCGACGAAGTCAAAATCAGCGATGGGAAGCCGCTATGA
- a CDS encoding alpha/beta hydrolase family protein, whose amino-acid sequence MNFPELAHPDWIEAEVLTVVGEQTATHALSEAIHERLTTKKQLLVVPGAGHVDLYHRKDIIPFEEISTFLDKTLG is encoded by the coding sequence ATGAACTTCCCCGAACTGGCCCACCCGGATTGGATCGAGGCTGAGGTGCTGACGGTGGTCGGTGAGCAAACGGCCACCCACGCTCTGTCAGAGGCGATCCATGAACGCTTGACCACCAAGAAGCAGCTGCTGGTGGTCCCTGGCGCCGGTCACGTCGACCTATACCATCGCAAGGATATCATTCCCTTCGAGGAAATCAGCACCTTCCTGGATAAAACACTGGGCTAA